The sequence GCTACCTCGATTGCTAAAGTCTTCGTCAAGCCAAGGACAGCATGCTTAGAAGCAACGTACGCTGACATAGCACGATAGCCATTCTTACCAGCTTGCGAGGCTATCAAAACTACTTTCCCTGGACGCTTGGCAGCAACCATTAATTTGACAATGTACTTGCTGACTAAGTAAGTTCCACGAGTATTGACAGCTAAAGTCTTATCAAAATCACTCGTCTGACTATCAATCAAATAATCCATCGTCGAAATTCCAGCTACATTAACTAAAATGTTGGGAGTAAGATTTTGAGTTTTTAGTTGAGCTGCTAAATTTTTGACGCTAGTTTCATCACTGACATCGAGATGAATTTGATATTCGAAGTCATTCAATCGTTTCAAATCATTATTTTGATATGACAAATCAGCCGCAATCACAATTGCTTTTTCGTTTTGAAAAGTTGTCACTACCTCACGTCCAATACCTTGAAAACCACCAGTGACGAGGATAATTTTTTTCTCTAAAGATGTAAATAGACTCATGATTAACCTTCTTTACTAATTTAGATTACGTGACGTTCGTAAGGGTCGTTAGAAATTCCTTCTTCAAG comes from Companilactobacillus pabuli and encodes:
- a CDS encoding SDR family NAD(P)-dependent oxidoreductase; amino-acid sequence: MSLFTSLEKKIILVTGGFQGIGREVVTTFQNEKAIVIAADLSYQNNDLKRLNDFEYQIHLDVSDETSVKNLAAQLKTQNLTPNILVNVAGISTMDYLIDSQTSDFDKTLAVNTRGTYLVSKYIVKLMVAAKRPGKVVLIASQAGKNGYRAMSAYVASKHAVLGLTKTLAIEVAKDQINVNAVCPGIIETSMKHRERKDGAKIRGLTADDIEKEDNSQVPLGRTGTPKDVANVVLFLASPLSDYMTGQGINVTGGMTMN